In the genome of Arachis stenosperma cultivar V10309 chromosome 6, arast.V10309.gnm1.PFL2, whole genome shotgun sequence, the window TAGTTTTAATTATTGTAACAATTTTAAGTCTAATTTATTGATTGCATTGACAAATTCTATAACTCTGCATTGCTGTTTTACTCTGCTATGTTTTTCTTTGTTGGTGTGGTATTCATAGAGGGAACCCTTGGCTTTGCATTTTTAGTGGTGGCATGTAATTTTAATGATATTACAGTTTTCAAATGCTTCACCGAGCACTGCAAATACCACAATTGAAATGATGCCCTGCCACTCGAGAAGATGTGAAAACTGGAAACTAATAAGTACTAATCCAACGCCTCCTTCGGAGCAGAGGATATTTCTTGTTATGGTGTAGAAGTAGGCGAAATATTTACACACCTAGAAATTTGCAAATGTCACAAGTCCTTGGCAGGAGACAATTGGCTGCTGACATGCAGCAAAAATGACTAGAAACTTTTTGCGAAACAAAGTGTGTTATGTCAGCTGATTAAAATTGTTAATAGgaatttttttaactattaataattattttgaagTAAATAAATtggacttttttttttctctttttgtccACATGATTCGTTAGTTGGTCTTTTTCTGTCAATGAATTTATTAATTGGTTTGGACATTTATATTTGGACTCAGATTTTgttctttatcacaacttttATCTTTTGACacctttaaaattttatggGTTAGATACAGTGTACCTAAGtcttattaaacaaaaaaaaaaaatagaattctCATATATGATCTGTAACCAAAAATTTAtaaccaaaattaattttgacaATATTCATCTAGGAACAATATTTCCCTATTTTAAGAATAAGTGTTGTTGTTTCTTGGAGTCTTCTAAttaactatttatattttttgaatttagcAGTAAATAATAATCCCAAAGCATAGTTAAGGACATACAAGGTGGATACTTAGAATAGATCAACATTTCAATGGCCCAAAGACCCAAACGACATTATTTTTTTCCCTTACTATACAtttcttagtttttttttttaattaaataaaattaaaaaattacaataatacTTGATTGTCTTAAATTCTCATAAATTTTGGTTCTAATTTACCTAAATCATTACACTTATCTATACTCCCCCTCAAATTAAGGGTGGGATTTGGAAACACCCTTAGTTTGTCCATGAATTTGATGAAAGAAGATTCAAGAATGGGCTTTGTCATTATATCTGCAATCTGAGCATGAGAAGGGATATGAACCATGTGTAGTTTGCCTTACTTAACTTCGATCTCTCACAAAATGAAGATCAACTTTAAAGTGCTTAGTCTTACTATGCAAAACTGGATTGGCGACCAATAGAACAGTTTCAAGGTTGTCACAAAACAAGGTTGGAGCAACTGGAGACGACACTTTTAGTTCACAAAGCAGCTTTTGAATCCAAGCAAGTTCAGCTGCCGTGTCTGTCAAGCAATGATACCTAGCTTCTATAGAAGAACGACTCACCACTTGTTGCTTTCTACTACTCCAGAAGATAGGATTTGTGCCAAGGAAGATGCAATAGCCACTGGTTGAGCGCCTATCATCAAGATCGGTGGTCCAATCCGCATTTGCAACCACAAGAAGGCGAAGGTAAGAAGATTTGGTGAACTGTATGCCATGATCAATCTTACTTGATAGATAACGCGGTATGCGTTTAACCACCTTCCAATGATGAAGTTTAAGAGCATGCATAAATTGATTAACTTTGTTCATAGCAAAGGCAATTTCTGGGTATGTCAAAGTGACATATTGAATTCTACCTACAATTCAACGATATAAGGCTGGATCTTCAAAATTATCGTGCTTCCGCAACGTCACTCTAAATATAAACCACTAAAGACTTAATCCTTCACTCGCTTCCACCATAACCTCCTTGAATCCCTGTACCTTTCTAACTAAACGTCATCGACCATTTGTTCAGCTGCACGAGTTCTAATCTCTTGGTAGTCTCCACCAACAAGTCCATTACCACCTCTATAACCGTTTCTAGCTTGTTGTCTCAACCCGTCAGCAATAGCCTGCATAGCAGCAACCCTATAGTCAACCGTATCACCTCACttgcgtccacgaggcgccctTTGGGTCTTATCCACATcgaacaatcgatattaaggtGATTGATCTTAATATCTCAATTCTAGTGCTTTGAATCTCCAAAAGTATGCTCATGAACATTTATGCTATATATGTTAAGCAAACATCCTAAATAACATGTACACACACCCAGAGTATGCTCAGAAACATAGTCAGTGCATTCCCTAGACTCTACAGGAACGAATTGCTCTGATActataatgtaacaccctaccacacaaagCTTTATGCTTAAGTtcataaaacagaggtggtgaggtattacgacctctaaaataaaatatacatatagtaacaattgaaattaattaataacgAGGAACCTTGAAAGGAGGTTTAAACAAAGTCGTAAAAAGAAAAGTGGAACACTCACGTACGGATACTAGAGTCAgttgaaaaacaaagaaatatagaCATAAGAGTGGAGGGACGCTCTAGTGTACAGATGAAAGTTGGAGAAGGTGTACaaagattttgttttttgtGCCTGGAGGGACGACACGTGTGATGTTCGGTTTATAGCGGAACAGGCTTTCAGGGTGTGGGATTTGTTGTAGGCTTAGAAGGCTTAGAAGGGGGGAGCCTAGCCGATACTATTCATTAGAGAGAGATATGGAATGAGGGATGGATTGATGGGTGGGTCATTGTTGCTGTGGACTTTGGAAGAAAAAGGTTTTTGGGCCAATttccaaaaaaatattgatgGGTTAGTGTAGGATAAGAGATGAATTGTTTAGCTTGTCGAGGATGGTCGGGGAAACACTCTATAGCCCTAATTTCGCAAAACGCCCCACCCACTTTGTACGTAGCAAACCCAACTGTCGCGTTTGCTTCCCGAATTTGAAGAGTGGTCGTTGCTGCCGGCAGATGCGCAGGTCTGGACACCGTGTCGCGGTCACCATGGAGACTGGTGTACTAGTCTCCCCGCAGTGAAGGTGTGTTGCGGCCATTGTGTCTAGTGTTGAACGTGGGTGCGTGTGATTTAAAGCCCATGGTAGGTCTGGTTCCTTGCTCGAGCTCCCCAGGCTAAGGGGTGTTTTGCGCCCGCAGTGTCGTCTGATTTAGAGGTATGGCCGGCGATTGTGCTCCCAACTATTCAGGTTTGAGTTCTTTAGCTCTGTTGCAGTTCTTGGTCATACACAAGTTGTATCTCTTTGCTCCGTTGAGGCCAACTTGTGAGAGATGGTAGGGTGAATAAGTTGTGTGCAAATATTTTGTGAACTTTTCCCGGTGGCAATCGCTATTAGAAGAACAATTTCTGTAGTCGTGCTTGCAAATAGTGGTCTAGAGTGGTTGTTGGAGGGTTTAGTGTGAGATTTGAATTTATTAAGTGCCATGTTAACCTCCACAATGTTGAGATTTGAAGGGAAGATCTCATCCTGAGGGAAACGGATGTCCCGGTCTTATGATGTAGTTGATTGTACATGAGACATTCGGGTGTTGTCCGTTACAGTGGTGTGTGTGCATGGTTGGTTGGCTTTTTAAAATCTTCACCATAATTTGACTTAAACTTTCATGGGTGGAGTGATTGACAGTAACTTGTTGCATGCTTTCAGGTTTTTAGGCTATAACTGTGAACCATAAATCCGATGGATTTCAATAGGATGTTCGGAGCCGAAGCGGAAGACTCGGATAAGAACAACTCTGATGGATATTGTGGCCGTTATTATGCTAGTGATAAAGAAGGTGACAAGGATGAAGGTGGTGAGGGTGGAAGTGGTCAGGAAGGTGACCCAACAGGTCACAGAGAAGATAAAATGGTAATTTCTCAGGTGGTGCCAGTAATACAGGGGATGATGGGGACAATCGTCCAGTTGTCGCAGAGGATTTCTTGGGCAGAGAGTTTGCTGGGGAGGAGGATGCCTATCTTGCATACAAGGAGTTTGCTAGAATGAGTGGATTTGGGGTCCGCAAGGGCGGTGTGAGGCGTGTTGATGGGGTTTTGGTCAGGAGAGACTTTTTCTGCCACCGACAAGACACAAGACATTCTAAGTACTATGACCGTCTTGAGCGAGTTAGGGAGGAGAGGTTGGAGAGTCGAACCAATTGCAAGGCGAAGTTGAAGATTTACTATGATGTGCAACACAGTTGTGGAAGGTTAGGACCATCTTCGATTAGCACAACCACGAGCTTGATCTGGCCATGTTTTCCCACCTCCTACCTAGCCATCAGAAGATGAGTAATGGTGACAAAGCGCAAGTTGATAGCATGAAGCAGTTTGGGATACCAACGTCGAAGATAATGGCTTACATGGCTGGTCAATCTGGAGGGTATGGAATGCTGCGATTTACAAAGCGTGATTTTTATAATTACGTACATGGGCAAAGGCTTGCCCGAATCAGTGATGGCGATGCTGCCGCAACGATCAGTTACTTGGAGAGCAAGGCCAATGCCGACATGATGACAATCGCGCGTTACACCCGAACTGCCGATAATCGGCTGGGGAGCCTTTTCTGGGCCGATGGTGAGATGATGTCAGACTATCAGATATTTGGTGATGTTCTGGCTTTTGATTCGACGTATCGGTCTAATAAGTACAAGAAACCGCTTGTAGTGTTCTCAGGGTCAAATCACCACAAACAGACAACCATTTTTGGATTTGCTCTATTGGAAGATGAGGAAATTCGTAGTTATTGGTGGCTGCTGTTAATTCTTGTTGACGTAATGAGAGAGAAAACGCCATGTGTCATTGTCACAGATGGGGATAAAGCGATGCGCGCAGCCATTGCGGAGGTGTTCCCGGCAGCTAGGCACCAGGTGTGTGGATGGCACCTAGAGAAAAACTATGTGCAGAGGGTTAAGGATACTGAATTCCGAAAGGTCTTTAAGAAGGCTATCTATGCAAACTTCGAGGTGGAGGACTTTGAGGAATATTGGAAGATGGTGGTGGAGTCACTGGGCCTACAAAATAATAGTTGGGTCCAAAGCACATACGCAGTCAAAGAAAGTTGGGCAACAACATATCTCCGAGGCACGTTCTGTGCGGGATACAAGACAACCTCCATATGTGAGGGGATTAATGCATATATAAAGGTTTTCCTGAAATCCACTGATAGCATTTTGGAGCTGGTGCACAGCTTTGATCACGTTGTAAATGATTATCGAAACAATGAAGTCACGACGCAGTTCTATTCTACGTACTATATCTCCGTGTTAAATACCGGGCTTGACTCTATTGAGCTTTTTGCATCAAAACTGTATACACGGACAGTTTTTAGAGAGGTGAAGAAACAAATTAAGGATGTTGCGACCTTGCTATTTCATGGGAGAGACATCATTAGCACAACGGTTGTCTACAAATTTTCAAGGATGGGTGCTCCTGGTAGGATACACAAGGTTTTGTTCGACCCGGATGACAAGAAAATTGTGTGCGACTGTTCGATGTGGAATAGCGAGGGTATTCCATGTCGTCACATATTCTGCGTGATGAAATACGAGGGTTTGGAACAAATACCAGACAGTCTTATAAGGAGAAAATGGTGCAAGGATGCAAAGGATTCCAGACGGATGCCGGTTACTAGGATACACGAACATGAGGGTCGCATGCTTAGGTATGGTGCACTTTGTCCGGCCATAAGATTTGTCGCGAAACTTGGTTCGAGGAGGCTAAAGACTTTGAACTCGCTAGGGAAAGCATCACGAGTCTCATAGAAAAGCTACGTCATAGAGTTTATGAGAGAGCAGGCGGTCAACCAGGGATGTCAGCGTGGTGCGGGATGAAGGACCCGGTTGTGGAAAGAACAAAAGGTGCCCTAAAGAGGACGAAGGAATTCAAGCCAAGCATTCAACCTGACGTCCGAGGGAAGAGACGTTGCTGCACCAAATGTGACATTCCAGCGCATACGAAGAGGACATGCAGTGGGAAGTGTGCACCAGGTGTGTCAGGCGCTGGTACTCCGGTCTCACCGATGTTTGGCAACGGTTCGTAGCACGGTCTTGCAGCTGCTTCAGTGTCGCTTCCAACGGAGCTCGGTGATGCGTACGAGGTAATTTTATCCAGTAACTTGCCTACATAAATGGTTTGCTTCTCGGGTTGCACGTTTGTGTGCAATCGTGAGATTAGTTTCGTGGATCATATCATGCCGTAGACCTTAGCCTTGTTTTAGTGTGACATGATTTGGTTGGTGGCTTAGTTTTGAGTATATTGAATGTTATTCACTTGGTTAGAAGACCGTTTGAGATGTTATTTGTCAGGAATTGGAGTTGTTTGAACCTTGGGTTTGCCGCAGCGAATAATAATTGGGTAGGTGGATTAGTCTTGAGGACATTAAACGTCATTCTGATGGGTTAGAATGTCATTTTGCATGTACTCGTGTTGTTGATGGGTTTATAGCGTTCATTGGTATACCTGTTTCAGTAGTATAACGGCGTCCGTGTCTGGTGGATGCAATGTTACATGAACATGTGAAGTTGTAGTCCGGGAACCTTTCATTTGTTTAACTGTGTCGTGATTAGAACTGTGGAGTATGCTGCGGCAAGTAAGAGAGTTAACGTTGAAATATTAACTCTTTTTAAGTGTACATGGGAGGCTGTGTTGTTTCCTACTTGCTGAAGTTAAGTAATGATATCACTTTTTTGCCTAGCGGATTATATTCTGAATAAATTCTATAACGGCCTTTATACTTGCAGGATCGTACCTCGCCTCACGGTGAAGCTAGTCTCAATAACATGTCTAGCTCAGCTGTGAGTACATCCTCCATGGTGACTCGGAGACGTAGTCCATGTTGTCATGCTCCGTTCGATGTCAGGGAAAGTGGAGGAAACTTCTTCCTTAGAGGCCAACACATCCAGCAATTCTATTCATCCCAACCTTGCTCCGGACACCAAAATGAACAGCCGCCGCACGAAGGCCACGCTAGTATGTCGACTCCGACGAGGGCAACGAATGAGGACTTGTTTGAACGGTGGCTGATCCAGGTAAGCGGGTTATCCTAACATCTACTCCagttttttctattttgatttatGAGCATGTCTGATTTGTCAACTAAACCATACGCGTTGTGGTGTCGAACAGAATGTTTTGGGTCGTTGCTCCTCAATCAAGAGGCAGGGTGGATTTTCCACGCATGGAACATGAACTCAAGCGGTGGGATCACGTACCGAATACTTCTTATGTAGCTAGATTATCCCTACATATTGGTATAGAGTGCGTGATCTGTTATTTTGATTTGTTGTAAGTAATTCACGATGACGTTAATGAGGAGAATGAAGTGTTACACCATGAGTTGGTCTGATTTATTGTAACTAATTCACATTGACGTAAATGAGGAGAATGAAGTGTTACACCATGAGTTGGTGGAGATTCTCTTATTGCTGGTAGATAAAACACAGCATTAGTCGAGGTTTAGTTtgccctttttattttctgtccAGACAGAGCCTCATAGAAATGTTTGGGTTGCCAAGAACATGCACATAAGGCCAtgtttgttgcattaaggccaATTGTAAGTACTAGGACTGATGGGCCagcaataacatttttttttcctttatacCAAGTTACCAAAATGAAAAAGAGAGGGTTCCAACCCCCTCCTCAAGGAGAGGAATTTTAGTCACAACCACCATATTAACTTGTTTGTTACCAACATATGcgcaaattaaaatatatatatatatatatatatatatatatatatatatatatatatacatacctTTCAGCAAATAATATACTTTCATTTAAATTATGGTAATTCTAGTTCTAAACTCACTCATTCTTAACGTAATTATGGTTCTTTGTAAGCAAAAATTAttaacttattttttcttttcctaaTTATATAAAATCTCTTAATATTATTTCTCAGTAAACACTTGTAGACTATAATAGTATATGGatataaaaaactaaataaattattgaaattcgaaaataatagttattttaatgtaaaaacaaaaaaatagagtAAAGTTAATAAAATAATTGCTGTTGCTGTTCCATATTATTTTAGGGTAcctatttttttttaaccaTATGTATTTAAACATCGTTGTCGTTGTAAGCTTAACACTAAATTCCCTTTTTGTTATCTACACGTAGCTAAAAGTGTTCCAAATTGCCAATCATTCAAAAGAGCATGGCAAGAGTTACATAATCTCTTCATACAAAATGGTGCTATAAGTCTTGCACGGCTTCAAAGGCACTTAATCTATTGGCCGAGACACGTAACAGAATTCGGAAGTGGAACTACATTTTCTGTGCCAAGCCAAGAGCCTAAGAGTTTCAAAAGAGAAATTGGTCATTCAACTTTTAAAAGTGATGTATACAACCCAAATCTGAACCTAACATGGGGATTGACGTTGTTCCCAAGTGGCCACACGCTTGTTGCAGCTGCACCAAAAAAAGGATACACACAGTATAAGATCGTGACCTATTGAAAGCCGATGGCTATGTGGCGTCCACCTGCCAGTGAGCAACGACTTTGGCAAGGACGTCGCTGGCCATGTCGTTGTGCGACTTCATCACCAGATCTACTGCCAAGCGCATACGCGTTGCATTGCTGACGTTCTATAATGTAGGAAAACCGAATCCGACAAACACAAGTGGTGAATGAGGGCCAAACCGATCATGACATGGACTACTTACAGAGGAAAATACCTGGACATTTTAATCCTGCCACAGATGCTCCCTAATCATCCACTGTGCCACCCACACGTCGCAGTCCATTCTGTTGCACAGTCACAGAAAACACAAGTTAGTTTATATTCCAAATGAGAAGCCACCTTTACTCTGAGTTGCGGCACAAgtatttgttgagtcatgtatGCATGTGAGCGGCATGTGGATTGTGTATTGGTAGCTCACAATTTCCGATCTTGCTGGGGCACTTCAGGCTCTTCGAACTCGAACGTAGAAAACCTGGATCGAATGGAGCCGTTGCCGGTGAGCCAGGACCATCCCAGTGTCAGCCCTTCAAGGTACAACACCTAGATTTACAGCAAGAGTAGGACAGGGAACAAGAACCTAGCGTCAACATAAAAAAGAATAGGGATGCAATTCAATAGTTGGGAATTAAAAATAGATACTCACCATGCGCATCATGCCAATCTTCCTTGCTTCCGCTTGAGCACGATCCCGAAGGGAGTCCAGGTAAATGAGTTTCATGCGGGGTACATCAATTATCATGAGATACCAGTGGCTATCACACCATATCGGTTGATGTATCTACACATAAATTGAACAAGATATGAGAATTGAGTAGCTACGTGAAATGATACAGTCGAAAGCATTTGGGTTCGGTAAGAAACATAGCCTCATGACCCTGTCCACTTTGCACGGCATGTAGGTGTTACGAAGCGAGGTGGCGGTCCATGAGGTAAGCGTACGACCTTCGAGTGCGGCTTGCTGAGATATGTCAACAACGAAAACTTCACACGTGTCTCCTCAACAAAATAATTGGTGATCTACAAATCGAATGGAAGACCATTACATACCATGATGCTGGTGGGGAGGAACCATTGAGTATGTTTTGAAGTCCGCGTCAGCAGACGCACAACCACATTTATGACCTGCAGCAAAAATAGTAATCAAGGAAGAATAGAGTCAGTATGTCATCATCAACGCACGTATAAATGAATTCAAACAAAACAACGTTATACTATGCGGTTCGATACGGGCATGCACAGAGTCCACAACCTCCGCTCTCAGAACAAGGTTTATAAGGGCTGCCCTACTGGCGATGCAGTCGCCGACATCTACGAGCAGTTCACTGTGAGGAAACCATACAGTTATGTCACTTAAATCGATTATAGTAAATCATTCCAACCACACAGGGCATATCACAAGACCATGGCATGTTAGCAACCCATGACTGACAATTCGAGTTGAAATGGGATACAAAATAAGACAGAGGAACTTAAAAATTTCATTTTCGCTAGTAAAAGTAACATGTGTTGGCAGCTATGACGGATAGTTATGAATCCACGAGTGTTAATTTGGAACAGGGCTCAGAAACAGCAAAGGCCAGGAGACTAACCTGTGGGGAAgattgatgattagatttttgacggtttagaatttcactaatgaaatctcgttgtaaagtatagtttctaaaccaaacaataatcctttcatacaaaaaagttgtttgtcattagtacaaacccctaaattttataaaccgaagtatttaaacctcgggtcgttctccctaggatttacaataaagtattttgttattggttgtgagttattttggggttttggataagaaacatgaaaagtaaatggtaatgaaaataaactaacaactaacaaagctcttggcaagatgtgagaactagaaatcctatcctagttacctttctcaattgtgatgagaattgttcattgctaccacttagttaacctctaaccatggaggaaagtcaagtg includes:
- the LOC130934607 gene encoding protein FAR1-RELATED SEQUENCE 5-like — encoded protein: MSNGDKAQVDSMKQFGIPTSKIMAYMAGQSGGYGMLRFTKRDFYNYVHGQRLARISDGDAAATISYLESKANADMMTIARYTRTADNRLGSLFWADGEMMSDYQIFGDVLAFDSTYRSNKYKKPLVVFSGSNHHKQTTIFGFALLEDEEIRSYWWLLLILVDVMREKTPCVIVTDGDKAMRAAIAEVFPAARHQVCGWHLEKNYVQRVKDTEFRKVFKKAIYANFEVEDFEEYWKMVVESLGLQNNSWVQSTYAVKESWATTYLRGTFCAGYKTTSICEGINAYIKVFLKSTDSILELVHSFDHVVNDYRNNEVTTQFYSTYYISVLNTGLDSIELFASKLYTRTVFREVKKQIKDVATLLFHGRDIISTTVVYKFSRMGAPGRIHKVLFDPDDKKIVCDCSMWNSEGIPCRHIFCVMKYEGLEQIPDSLIRRKWCKDAKDSRRMPVTRIHEHEGRMLRYGALCPAIRFVAKLGSRRLKTLNSLGKASRVS